In a single window of the Octopus sinensis linkage group LG1, ASM634580v1, whole genome shotgun sequence genome:
- the LOC115221433 gene encoding beta-1,3-galactosyltransferase 1-like: MLLRRSRRFRMLLLLLIISSIYLLLHVHSTKERLKISRQEIEMRKMRDNARDNNITIDENIHKKETDSSLVHVLSLTVYGGLQSKGNEVLKVQNSLRNSSSWSLLPEKELPYYTHHIIKPPLLCVPDDFMIVYIHAAPENSKRRMAIRQTWGDKKVLGKFKTKLLFVMGVVNNRHVMDMVKVESARYNDILQTEFNDTYRNLNSKAMAALRWIATNCHNISYIMKTDDDILVDIFQVVKHLRYLQQYEYAREKFILCNVWEGMPVLRNKESKWYVSPEEYPNKTFEVYCSGSAYILSPDMPVRLLKISLKVPRFWVDDVYVTGMLVNALGIKHTNYGSAYIFGVREDSLHEISKDIIRKRIIHHLPETEIMYKLWNDLNERMNHSIATRKVLK; encoded by the coding sequence ATGTTGCTGCGCCGATCCAGAAGATTCCGCATGCTTCTCCTCTTGCTAATCATCTCTTCAATTTACCTTCTTCTTCACGTACATTCTACGAAGGAACGACTTAAGATTTCACGGCAAGAGATTGAAATGCGTAAAATGAGGGATAATGCCAGAGATAACAATATCACGattgatgaaaatatacataAGAAGGAAACTGATAGTTCATTAGTACATGTTTTATCATTAACAGTCTATGGTGGTTTACAATCAAAAGGAAATGAGGTTCTGAAAGTTCAAAATTCACTTAGGAACAGCTCCTCATGGTCGTTGTTGCCAGAAAAAGAGCTGCCTTATTACACACATCACATAATTAAGCCTCCTTTATTATGTGTACCTGATGATTTTATGATTGTTTATATTCACGCAGCACCAGAGAACTCTAAGCGACGAATGGCAATACGGCAAACATGGGGCGACAAGAAAGTGTTGGGTAAATTTAAAACCAAGTTACTATTTGTGATGGGTGTCGTCAACAACCGTCATGTTATGGATATGGTTAAAGTAGAATCTGCCCGTTACAATGACATATTACAGACTGAATTCAACGATACGTATCGGAACTTAAATTCCAAAGCAATGGCAGCGTTGCGCTGGATTGCAACAAACTGCCACAATATCTCATATATAATGAAAACAGATGATGATATATTAGTCGACATTTTTCAAGTGGTAAAACATTTGAGATATCTACAACAGTACGAATACGCTCGGGAaaaatttatattgtgtaatgtaTGGGAAGGAATGCCAGTCCTCAGAAACAAAGAGAGTAAGTGGTATGTTTCACCTGAAGAATATCCGAATAAAACTTTTGAAGTTTATTGCTCGGGATCTGCTTATATCTTGAGCCCTGACATGCCTGTCCGTTTACTCAAAATTTCGTTAAAAGTTCCGCGTTTTTGGGTCGATGATGTTTATGTAACTGGTATGCTAGTCAATGCATTAGGTATAAAACATACCAACTATGGTTCGgcctatatatttggtgttagggAGGATTCTTTGCATGAGATTTCGAAGGACATCATAAGAAAGAGAATTATTCACCATCTACCTGAAACCGAAATTATGTACAAACTGTGGAACGATTTAAATGAACGCATGAATCACTCCATTGCAACGAGAAAAGTTTTGAAATAA
- the LOC115221522 gene encoding beta-1,3-galactosyltransferase 2-like: MAIRQTWGDKKVLGKFKTKLLFVMGVVNNRHVMDMVKVESARYNDILQTEFNDTYRNLNSKAMTALRWIATNCHNISYIMKTDDDILIDIFQVVKHLRYLQQYEYARKKFILCNVWEGMPVLRNKESKWYVSPEEYPNKTFEVYCSGSAYILSPDMPVRLLKISLKVPRFWVDDVYVTGMLVNALGIKHTNYDSAYIFGVSNSLHEISKEIKRKIAIYHVPQTEIMYKLWNDLNKRMNHPIATRKVLK, from the coding sequence ATGGCAATACGGCAAACATGGGGCGACAAGAAAGTGTTGGGTAAATTTAAAACCAAGTTACTATTTGTGATGGGTGTCGTCAACAACCGTCATGTTATGGATATGGTCAAAGTAGAATCTGCCCGTTACAATGACATATTACAGACTGAATTCAACGACACGTATCGGAACTTAAATTCCAAAGCAATGACAGCGTTGCGCTGGATTGCAACAAACTGCCACAATATCTCATATATAATGAAAAcagatgatgatatattaatCGACATTTTTCAAGTGGTAAAACATTTGAGATATCTACAACAGTACGAATACGCTCGGAAaaaatttatattgtgtaatgtaTGGGAAGGAATGCCAGTCCTCAGAAACAAAGAGAGTAAGTGGTATGTTTCACCTGAAGAATATCCGAATAAAACTTTTGAAGTTTATTGCTCAGGATCTGCTTATATCTTGAGCCCTGACATGCCTGTCCGTTTACTCAAAATTTCGTTAAAAGTTCCGCGTTTTTGGGTCGATGATGTTTATGTAACTGGTATGCTAGTCAATGCATTAGGTATAAAACATACCAACTATGATTCGgcctatatatttggtgttagtaATTCCTTGCATGAAATTTCGAAGGAGATCAAAAGAAAGATTGCTATTTACCATGTACCTCAAACCGAAATTATGTACAAACTGTGGAACGATTTAAATAAACGCATGAATCACCCCATTGCAACGAGAAAAGTTTTGAAATAA